Proteins co-encoded in one Balneolaceae bacterium genomic window:
- a CDS encoding ThuA domain-containing protein: MARLITLILFISFLFSSISCAQNDNMESENSVLLFTKTEGWRHASIEAGAMAVKQLGEDNGFSVTWTEDSYSFAEENLAKYDAVIFLNTTLDVLNDSQQDIFESYIQNGGGFVGMHSAADTEYDWPWYGDLVGGWFNSHPSDPNVREATVLLVDGDHPATEHLSEEWNRADEWYNYKYFNEDTNTLLELDTNSYEGSEHPGDHPIAWYHEYDGGRAFYTGLGHTSESFSEEAYLQHILGGIQYAMGVADAD, translated from the coding sequence ATGGCTCGATTAATAACTTTAATATTATTTATTTCATTTCTTTTTTCCTCCATTTCATGTGCCCAGAACGATAATATGGAATCGGAAAATTCTGTTCTTCTATTTACTAAAACGGAAGGGTGGAGGCATGCATCGATAGAAGCCGGTGCGATGGCAGTAAAACAACTGGGCGAAGACAATGGCTTTAGCGTAACGTGGACAGAAGACTCGTACAGTTTTGCAGAAGAGAATCTTGCGAAATATGATGCGGTTATCTTTCTGAATACAACACTGGACGTTTTGAATGATTCTCAGCAGGACATATTTGAAAGCTACATTCAAAATGGCGGAGGATTTGTAGGAATGCATTCAGCGGCCGATACTGAGTACGACTGGCCATGGTACGGCGATTTGGTTGGAGGCTGGTTTAACAGCCACCCAAGTGATCCGAACGTTCGAGAAGCGACTGTTCTATTGGTTGATGGAGATCATCCGGCTACAGAACACCTTTCGGAAGAGTGGAACCGTGCGGACGAATGGTACAACTACAAGTATTTCAATGAAGATACAAATACCCTGCTCGAATTAGATACAAACAGTTACGAGGGTAGCGAACATCCCGGAGATCATCCAATTGCGTGGTACCACGAATATGATGGCGGGCGAGCGTTTTATACAGGCCTCGGACATACCTCGGAGTCTTTTTCTGAAGAAGCCTATCTTCAGCACATTCTCGGAGGCATTCAATATGCGATGGGAGTAGCCGACGCGGACTAA
- the holA gene encoding DNA polymerase III subunit delta, translated as MARNNSLDTFRSLYNSLRKREEIKPVYYLYGEESFLIDMLQDEIEKLIPEEQKDFNFDLIYGNESNPAKVLNIASSYPMMAEKRVVIVRDFMKLDENSQGVGIKEFTGYFKNPNSTTILCLIDTKFPHRGREPGKTLKKKGKETDYFAIHEFKKIDERALPDWIIDWTRHSHKRQINPEAAQVLAQLVGPDLKLLSSEIDKLCTFVDTSQEIEIDDIKKITQSYRDYDVIELKNAVIKRDLNQALQIAEQILLKSNNSTGEIIKTVGFFYSVFSSIWQISRLTEKGLNKQQVQDQLNIKSSYIFNIQYQEASKFRLSEMPGIFEAMLDADSAAKGFSTLDAPSIFLLLIKRIIG; from the coding sequence TTGGCCAGAAATAACAGCTTAGATACATTTCGAAGTTTATATAACTCGCTTAGAAAGAGAGAGGAAATAAAGCCAGTTTATTACCTTTATGGGGAGGAATCATTTCTGATAGATATGCTTCAGGATGAAATTGAAAAACTGATTCCTGAAGAACAGAAAGATTTTAATTTTGATTTGATCTACGGTAATGAATCAAATCCCGCCAAGGTATTAAATATAGCAAGCAGTTACCCGATGATGGCTGAGAAGCGCGTTGTCATTGTAAGGGATTTTATGAAGCTTGATGAGAATTCACAGGGAGTAGGAATCAAGGAGTTTACAGGATATTTTAAAAACCCCAATTCTACGACCATTCTCTGTTTAATTGATACAAAATTTCCACACAGGGGCCGTGAACCGGGTAAAACTCTCAAAAAAAAGGGAAAGGAAACAGATTATTTTGCAATCCATGAGTTCAAGAAAATCGACGAAAGAGCTCTTCCCGATTGGATTATAGATTGGACGCGCCATTCTCACAAACGTCAAATCAATCCGGAAGCGGCACAGGTTTTGGCTCAACTTGTAGGACCTGATCTAAAATTACTGTCCTCAGAAATAGATAAACTGTGTACTTTTGTGGACACTTCTCAAGAGATTGAAATTGATGATATAAAAAAAATTACACAGTCATATCGCGATTATGACGTCATAGAGCTCAAAAATGCGGTTATCAAGAGAGATCTGAACCAAGCCCTCCAGATTGCGGAACAGATATTGCTTAAAAGTAATAACAGCACGGGCGAAATAATTAAGACCGTGGGGTTCTTTTACAGTGTGTTTAGTAGTATCTGGCAAATAAGCCGTTTAACGGAAAAAGGCTTGAATAAACAACAGGTCCAGGATCAATTGAATATTAAGAGCAGTTACATTTTTAATATTCAATATCAGGAAGCCTCGAAATTCAGGCTCTCAGAAATGCCAGGTATTTTTGAAGCCATGCTCGACGCAGACAGCGCCGCTAAAGGTTTCAGCACACTGGATGCCCCATCAATATTTCTCCTGCTGATTAAGCGCATCATCGGCTGA
- a CDS encoding sigma-70 family RNA polymerase sigma factor — protein sequence MNGATAVNLRNMNDEDVMEQLQEGVVQAFDIIVHRYKDRLHNFLYRYTHNHQDCEDLVQETFLRVYRSRHSYQRIAKLSTWMYTIALNLAKSMYKKKKRMTLISIHADESDPDDREMEITDANILQDDKLHLKNSMGELEKALDQLNDNFREVIVLRDIQQLTYEEISEITGAAMGTVKSRINRARSQLQEMIGEYVGPETY from the coding sequence ATGAATGGTGCAACAGCTGTTAACCTGAGAAACATGAATGATGAAGATGTGATGGAACAACTTCAGGAAGGTGTTGTCCAGGCATTTGATATTATTGTACACAGATATAAAGACAGGCTCCATAATTTTCTGTATCGATACACTCATAATCATCAGGATTGTGAAGACCTTGTTCAGGAAACTTTTTTACGGGTCTATCGAAGCAGGCACTCCTATCAACGTATTGCTAAACTTTCTACATGGATGTACACCATCGCTTTAAATCTGGCAAAAAGCATGTACAAGAAGAAGAAACGGATGACATTAATTTCAATTCACGCCGATGAATCTGATCCGGACGACCGTGAAATGGAGATTACGGATGCCAATATTCTCCAGGATGATAAACTTCACTTAAAAAATTCCATGGGTGAACTTGAAAAAGCGTTGGATCAGTTAAATGATAACTTCAGGGAAGTCATTGTTCTGAGAGATATTCAGCAACTTACATACGAGGAGATCTCTGAAATTACCGGTGCCGCAATGGGGACCGTAAAATCAAGAATCAACCGGGCACGTTCTCAACTCCAGGAAATGATTGGAGAATACGTGGGACCAGAAACATATTAA
- a CDS encoding tetratricopeptide repeat protein: protein MSSEEYIKNQIKNIRNELKDDPKNHSLLNDLGVGYYLVGEYKKATTYLKSAIEIQDDNASYLFNLANAYSELEEFALAKKFYLDALELDPDHIPSLTNLADCYEASNEIEKAEELFTYVTNLAPENALAFFNLGNFQLRQNDHIKAVKNYEKAIKLEDSFVDAYYNIAWVLTEIKAFDEALSYAKKGLEIDPNHKDLQEILRKIRNNIR, encoded by the coding sequence TTGAGCAGCGAAGAGTATATAAAAAACCAAATCAAAAATATAAGGAATGAATTAAAAGATGACCCCAAAAACCATTCTCTTTTGAATGACCTGGGTGTAGGCTATTACTTGGTTGGGGAGTACAAAAAAGCAACAACATATTTAAAATCCGCTATAGAGATTCAAGACGATAACGCATCCTACCTGTTTAATCTTGCAAATGCCTATTCGGAATTGGAAGAGTTTGCATTAGCTAAAAAATTCTACCTGGATGCATTAGAATTGGATCCCGATCATATTCCCTCTCTCACTAATCTTGCAGATTGTTATGAAGCTTCCAATGAAATAGAAAAAGCTGAAGAACTATTCACTTATGTCACAAATTTGGCTCCTGAAAACGCTCTGGCTTTTTTTAATCTCGGAAATTTTCAATTGCGCCAAAACGATCATATAAAAGCTGTAAAAAATTATGAAAAAGCAATTAAACTCGAAGATAGTTTTGTAGATGCATATTACAATATAGCATGGGTACTCACTGAAATAAAAGCGTTCGATGAGGCCTTGTCATATGCAAAAAAAGGATTGGAAATAGATCCAAATCATAAAGACTTACAAGAAATTCTTCGTAAGATCCGTAACAATATCCGGTAG
- a CDS encoding patatin-like phospholipase family protein yields MLFFALSLTAIDAQQLNFQEKDPQGKDSLRVGLVLSGGGALGIAHIGVIQAIDEAGIRIDYITGTSMGSLVGGLYAIGYTSDQLLEIATSNNFTELFSEKPDRRYISNYEKINDARTIATFPINEKKIDLPMGFISGQNVYTFLSRLTQNVHGVEHFDDFDIPFAAVATNLETGNAKVFRSGHLPDVLRASISIPSIFSPHEIDGKLYVDGGLIRNIPVEDAIEMGADYTIAVDVSSPLMEKDSLNTLTKVLNQSLLFRIHDYADVQREMADYVVRIDELEPYSAADFDLTDKFLEIGIEAGKRHLEDFKKIADRQISAPPERKGIENTGEFPVDRIDIRGNSFYDDSFILNQLDFIPKSTLEIETIEERVAKLYSSQYINNVTYRLLPGPNEYYTLQINIEENETDEFNVGLRYDSDSQASVLFEGNFQNLVHNGSLTRGEIRLGDRINMRADHIYYGALGSNLALLTSLEYTSENVNWFFPDRRAAQFKDELFRAELSAGNYFSIQNLVAMGVRRDFNRHSDRINYNGVKASDQNYHSAFIRYIRDKLNRKGYPTSGRKLVIEGYYSHEILMSELNFTSSDLFYEGYYALHDDVSLTNTLWMGYTTGSDLPWEYWKSPNRYDPFYNYIRFGGLEPYEVSSRNIQMASVGLQVEPFYHRFINLNFYTGRFLDNWSFAFPSDDFEHGLSLSLGALTILGPAKIIFSTSTMDNFRIELQIGFQF; encoded by the coding sequence GTGCTTTTTTTTGCTCTTTCCTTAACAGCAATTGATGCACAACAACTTAATTTTCAAGAAAAAGATCCCCAGGGAAAAGATTCATTGCGAGTGGGACTTGTACTGAGTGGTGGCGGAGCTTTAGGCATTGCTCACATAGGAGTTATTCAGGCGATTGATGAAGCCGGAATTCGCATTGATTATATTACCGGTACAAGCATGGGAAGTCTTGTTGGCGGGTTATATGCAATTGGATATACAAGTGATCAATTGTTAGAAATTGCCACTTCAAATAATTTTACAGAGCTTTTTTCTGAAAAACCTGATCGGCGGTATATATCCAACTACGAAAAAATAAATGATGCACGTACAATTGCAACTTTCCCCATTAATGAGAAAAAGATCGATCTGCCGATGGGTTTCATTTCCGGGCAAAATGTATATACTTTTCTCTCGCGTTTGACTCAAAATGTTCATGGAGTAGAACATTTTGATGATTTTGATATTCCTTTTGCCGCAGTTGCTACAAATCTTGAAACAGGTAATGCAAAGGTTTTTCGGTCTGGCCATTTACCTGATGTACTTCGTGCCAGTATTTCAATTCCATCCATTTTTAGTCCACACGAAATAGATGGCAAGTTGTACGTAGATGGTGGACTAATTCGAAACATTCCCGTTGAAGATGCTATAGAAATGGGTGCTGATTATACCATTGCTGTGGATGTAAGCTCCCCTCTCATGGAAAAAGACAGCCTTAATACATTAACTAAAGTATTAAACCAGAGTCTTTTATTCAGAATTCATGATTATGCTGATGTTCAGCGAGAAATGGCCGATTATGTAGTTCGTATTGATGAACTTGAACCATATTCTGCGGCAGATTTTGATTTGACAGATAAATTTTTGGAAATTGGCATAGAAGCTGGAAAAAGACACTTAGAGGATTTTAAAAAAATTGCGGACAGACAAATATCAGCTCCTCCTGAAAGAAAGGGGATCGAAAATACAGGGGAATTTCCTGTAGATAGAATAGATATTCGTGGTAATTCATTTTATGATGATTCATTTATTTTGAATCAACTTGACTTTATTCCAAAAAGCACGTTGGAAATAGAAACTATCGAGGAGAGAGTTGCCAAGCTCTATAGTTCACAATATATCAACAATGTTACTTATCGATTACTGCCCGGACCGAATGAGTATTACACGCTTCAAATTAATATAGAAGAAAACGAAACAGATGAATTTAATGTAGGTCTCCGGTATGATTCAGATTCCCAGGCATCTGTTTTATTTGAAGGGAATTTTCAGAACCTGGTACATAATGGATCTTTAACAAGGGGTGAAATACGTCTTGGAGATCGAATAAACATGCGGGCTGATCATATCTATTATGGTGCTTTGGGCTCTAATCTCGCTTTGTTGACAAGTCTCGAATATACATCAGAAAACGTTAATTGGTTTTTCCCAGACAGAAGAGCCGCTCAATTTAAAGATGAGCTGTTTAGAGCCGAACTATCTGCCGGAAATTATTTTAGTATCCAAAATCTTGTTGCTATGGGAGTTCGAAGGGACTTTAACAGGCATTCAGACCGAATAAATTATAACGGAGTTAAAGCTTCTGATCAAAATTATCACTCTGCATTTATCAGATATATACGTGATAAACTAAACAGGAAAGGATACCCTACTTCCGGACGTAAACTTGTGATTGAAGGATATTACAGCCATGAAATTTTAATGAGTGAACTCAATTTTACATCTTCTGATCTATTTTATGAAGGCTATTACGCTTTACACGATGATGTATCACTTACAAATACGCTCTGGATGGGATACACCACAGGAAGTGATTTGCCCTGGGAATACTGGAAATCCCCAAATCGATATGATCCTTTTTATAATTACATCCGTTTTGGAGGATTGGAACCCTATGAAGTATCATCAAGAAATATACAGATGGCCTCAGTGGGTTTACAGGTAGAACCCTTCTATCACAGATTTATAAATTTAAATTTTTATACAGGTAGATTTCTGGATAACTGGAGCTTTGCTTTTCCCTCAGATGATTTTGAACATGGGCTCTCTCTCTCCCTTGGAGCTTTAACAATTTTAGGACCGGCAAAAATTATTTTTTCAACCAGTACTATGGATAATTTTAGAATAGAACTTCAAATAGGATTTCAGTTTTGA
- a CDS encoding translation initiation factor has translation MVLKIHEERNPRTGNQMTVISNIKHNPQVIEKLAKKLKSSCGAGGHIEGKTITIQGSHTKKIEKILNKEGFEIDIK, from the coding sequence TTGGTTTTAAAAATTCACGAAGAACGAAATCCGCGAACGGGAAATCAAATGACGGTCATTTCCAACATTAAACATAACCCACAGGTTATTGAAAAGTTGGCTAAAAAATTAAAAAGTTCATGCGGAGCAGGTGGACACATTGAAGGAAAAACAATTACCATTCAGGGTTCACACACAAAAAAGATTGAAAAAATACTTAACAAAGAAGGCTTTGAAATAGATATAAAGTAA
- a CDS encoding bifunctional nuclease family protein, protein MQIIKMEILGLSTSPSSGGAYALILSEEEGNKRLPIIIGTFEAQAIALELESIKPPRPMTHDLLKNMVLSFNSDVQKVVINDLSEGTFYAQIHYNQNDNKVQLDARPSDAIALAIRFGAPIYVEQKVLDEAGIETDESSEVKKGSIDQPNEAERELTQLEKLENELQTAIETENYEKAAKIRDQIKKLKG, encoded by the coding sequence TTGCAAATTATTAAAATGGAAATTTTAGGGTTGTCCACAAGTCCCAGTAGTGGCGGTGCTTATGCACTTATATTGTCTGAGGAAGAAGGTAATAAGCGACTTCCCATTATTATTGGCACTTTTGAAGCTCAAGCAATTGCGTTAGAACTGGAGAGCATCAAACCGCCACGCCCCATGACGCATGATCTTTTGAAGAATATGGTACTCAGTTTTAATTCCGATGTTCAAAAAGTGGTGATAAATGACTTAAGTGAGGGTACATTTTATGCGCAAATTCATTACAACCAGAACGATAATAAAGTACAACTTGATGCTCGCCCAAGTGACGCGATAGCACTCGCTATTCGATTCGGTGCTCCGATCTATGTTGAACAGAAAGTTTTAGATGAGGCTGGAATTGAGACTGACGAATCATCCGAAGTTAAAAAGGGATCAATAGATCAACCCAATGAAGCCGAGAGAGAACTTACTCAGCTTGAAAAACTGGAGAATGAACTTCAAACAGCTATTGAAACCGAAAATTATGAAAAAGCGGCTAAGATTCGCGATCAAATAAAAAAATTAAAAGGATAA